The DNA segment TTGTCTCCCTCAGGCTTCGGTCACCTTTCTGGAGGGCAGCCACGTTGAGAGCCCAGTCCCTTGCATCCCTCTCCAGGCGGCCCACGTGGCCCTGCACGCTCGACACATCTCTGCACATGGCTGCCAGGTCCTGGGAGAGCTGGTCCAGCATCTTGCAGAGGACGGCCTTGAGTGCACTCAGCTCTGCCCTGAGGTCCAGCGgtgtccagctcccccagccacaggactcctgggcGGACGGCGACATGCCGGGACATTGTCTCTTGGGTAATTCCTCCCTCTTGGCACTGGCCTGTTCTCCACCATCATCCCCAGGAGTGGAGAAGGCAGTGCTGGGTGGCTGAGCAGCGTCTGTCCCGGCTGCGGTCCAGAGGACAAACATTTTCAGACCCAGCACCACGAAACAATGGTCATCACCATTTCTAGCACTCTCCTTGTCCTAAGCAATTCACTAGTGCTGCATGGGCAGGAATCCCCAGGCCCCCACTGCACTTAATTCCCAGTGGTACCTGGCACCTTGGGGTGATGGATGATGTGAAAGGGGAGGCTGGGGCATTGGTTCAGGATGGCCTCCGTGGGGCTCCTGTTCATTCACAGTTACCATTCTCACTGTACTCACCTCTTCCTTGACAGCCTCCCGGCCAGGTACTATACAGACTGAGCTCTGCTGGGCTTCTGAGAGCCAACGagaccccagctccctgaggGAAGAATGTGATCAGACTCCTACATGCAGGCCTGATTCTGAGAAGCACTGAGCATCCTCTAAccctgcaggtgctcagcacctgtgaAAGTCAGCCTATGTGTGGACAGGGGAACTAGCGAGGAACTTAATGAGAAGGTGGAGGGTTATAAAGGTACCTTCAGCGTATGGCCTCGTAATCCCGGTCCCTGGTCTCTTGGGACACCCGTGGCCTGTGGTACGGCTGGCAGACGTGGTGCCGTGTGGCGTGGTGGAACAACCAGGCCTGTTTCCCTGGCTTTTCTTTTGGCAGGTTGTGGGGCCATAGGGAGAGGCCTCAGCTGGCAGCACATCTGATTTCACTACACAAACAAAACCCACATCAGCTTAAGATGGTCCCGCCCCCATTGAGAGCTACGACTGAGACCTTATTCCTAAAGGAATGTCTAGGCCCTCATTGCTGGAGTGTCTGGAGTGGGGACAGACCTAGGGAACTGCCGACTAGGGCTTCCTCCAGCTCTGCTTTCTCTGAGGCTATGAACACAGGAGCTTAGCAAGCTGAGGACAGCAGGACAGAGAAGTGGTGACCCCCTCAGTGGGCTATTAGCGCCCACAGTGAGTGGGTTCCACCCCAGAAATGTTCAGTCCCCCTCTGCCCGTGCTCCACAGGGAAGGGGTGGTGGCAGGAATAGTCAGGTTGAAACTGAGGGGTCCTcgccccctccctgggctcccaTCATGCCAGCGCTCGATGGAGCGCTCCAGGCCGGCGCACACTGGAGCGCTCCGACAGGGACAGAGTTTCTTTGCTGCTTTCCAAAACACAAAGACAATTTGGCTGGCGTGAACGTCTCTTGACTGCTCAGATGGCTGGCTTTGCCGGCTGTTTATTCCAGGGGGATCTCACTGCCAGTCAGGTCATGGATCTAGCCACTGGAGTTCTCCCACATGTAACCCTCAACGCCAGGCTGGCAGCATTTGACTCACTGTATCACGCAGTCCCCAGGAGCCGCACTGACCACCATTCACCCACAGGCGTTGGATGGCTCAGCTGCTTTgtgcagcctgcccagccctggctggggactcccctctgccacagccccGTATGGTCTGCCGCCAGAGGACGAGCAGAGGGGAGTGCTGGTACGGCTGCTGTGACTCACAGGCATTGCACTCCAGGCAGGATCTGCCCCACGGTCTGCTTTAAACCAAGACATCTGCCTGTTCGGGCCCAGCGGCTGCAGCcagaccccgccccctgcactATGGCTAAGGTCGCTGCCCGGGGCTCCCTGATCCCCGCCTGGGATGGGGACACCAACTCGCTCAGACACTTCATGTGGGCAGGAAACAGCAGGGCAGGAAACGGCCCCAGGGTCAGGGCCAGAGTGCAGTTAGTGGGACTGCactccagcctgtgctccccagcctcctcccagtgGAGCTGCACATCCGCTCACTAGCTCCCTTGTCTCCTGGGGGCTCTCACTCCTCCCTTACTTCCTCAGCCAAGAGGCACAATCAGAGCCCTCAGCTGAGCGGCTGAGGGGCCCCTGGTCtaacagctgctgggggggcaggtgtggaTTCTCCACCCTCTCAGCCCAGCGCGACATCTGCCAgcatgcagggggctggatgaggTAACCTCTGGCTGTCCCATATCTTCTCACAAGTCCAGGCATCTCTTGGCTCAGCCTAGGAGCCTTGTGCTTGGGCTGCAGACCAAGCCAAAGCCAGACTACGACACGTGGGCACTCCAGCAGCTGTAGCACCTCAGCTGCAGGGAAGGAAACCAGACCATGGCAAGCCACGGTCCCAGGCTGCTTCTCAAACTTCCCAGAGCGTGTGGCCTGCCCTGGCTTTGGAGGGCTCCTGCCTAAGAGGGTTGAAAGGCATAAACTCCATTGCTCACCTTCCCCGGATAGCTCCTTCCCCCAAATCTCTGCGCCCTCCAGTGTCACGGCTCCCTGTGCACTGCTGGCCAGTGGCGAggtgggagctgctctggctgcagtggTCTCTTCCAACCCGTTCGGCCTGTGGAGGGGCAAGCTCTCAGCCGGGAGAGCTGCGAGAGAAACAGACAAGTCCACTGTGCGCCTGTGCTCACGCCCACTGCTTACCGCCTGCCCGAGCCGGTTTGCACATGGGTATTTCCTGTTCCACAGGTGCCGTTAGCCTAGCGCGTAGGGCCATAGTCTGGCACCTGTCCTCAGTGGGTTTAGATTCCCAGGTCCCCCATGATGAATTGCACCAGCTCTTGCACTGTGGACCTGCCGCTCCCTGCAATGCAAGATGCAGACGCTCAGCCTCCTGTGAGGCCTGCGCTTGACTTCTGTACTGTGAgctgtgctggaagggaccttgtatTCCCCTTGGACCCCTTGGGGGATCTCTCCACACCCGGCCCCTTCTCCTCTGCCCTGAACTCCCAGCCTGCTGATGCACTGGGCCCATTGGTGCTGTTCATGTGACTCTTCCCCAATGCGGTTCCCCCTGCTCTAGCCAAGCTACACAGCAGCTCAATTCCCAGAGCTCCCCAGTGGGGTCAGCTGCTCATGGGCTCCGTGACCTTTGCTGGCTCTCGGGCCTGGGGCGGCAGGTTGGAGTCTGCTGCCTGGTTCAGCTTGGGCAGCCCCCTTCCGACCCTCGCCGGAGGGCACCAGCAGAACGAGACGCTCCTGCCACCGCGGCCTCAACTGTGCAGGGAGGAGCCTCTGGTGCAAAGGGCTGTTGGGGCAGCTGGCCCCTCGGAGAGGAGAGACATCGGCTACTTCCCGAGCGTCAGGGTTTGCAAGAAGCGCTGATTGCTGAACCCTGCCCGCTCTCCAGCGGCAGCTCCAGCTGAAGCCAGCTAGAGCTGCTGGGCCCTCATGCAAGCGAACTGGGAGAGGAAGGGCAGCACCGTGCCCCGCTGAACCAGTGCTCCtcacctgcccagagcagctcctggagtGAGGCCTGCTGCTTCTGCTAGAACGAAGCACAGAGTTCTGAACAGGAGTTGGCTCctgggccctgtctacactatggCTGTCATGGCTGCTCCCTGTAGCTGGGCTTGTGTGGGGCTGGATTTCAGGTCCTGTTTTGGCCAGCAAAGATGGGGATGGTGAGCCGTGCTGCAGGCCATCACTCTGCATCGTGTAGGACAGGCAACCGGAGCGTGAGCCTGGAACTCTGCAGACCTGGGTTCTTGCCCCTGTACAGCCCCAGCTTCTGGGTGACCTCACTTGCTGTCCAGACTGTGAAGATCAAATCTGTGTCCCCAGAGTCACTGAGACCTCTGACAAAGGCCAGTGAGGtctgtgctgcagcctgagctgagcgccagctggcttttagcccaGGTAGTAGAGCacgtggctttagcccctaaggtcacagtTTCAGTCCCACCTGCTGATGACCCTTACCAGTGGGTTGCAGCTACCCTGCCCGCAGTGGTGCACTCAGCCTGTGAGCCACCAGGGCGCTGTGGCGATGGGCCTGGATAAGTACCTGCTCTAGACTGTAGCATCCAAATTCTCCATCTCACCTCTGCATGTCGCTGCGGGAAGGCAGGTGCTCCGCCGCTGGTAACTCAGGCCCCCCGGCCACGGGCACACAGGGATTCCCCCGCAGACCTCTGGCACTGCCGAgcgcacatggctggggggggggggagggcagcgcccacagcctgtccctgggACGTGCCCCCGGCAGCAGCGCCAAGTGACCCGGGTCAGTGCCACGGGGCAtcctcggggggagggggtttcCCCTGGCTGCTCTTTGCAGCCCCCTtcaggggtccctgccccccagcgccccctgggcGAAGAGCCCCCGCCCCTGGTCCATGCCTGACCGCAGGAGGGGGACCCGGCAGCTGAGCGGACCCCCGACAGCCGGAGagcgccgccccccgccccctctccgCACCTGCGGCATCTCGGCTCATGCATCCCCCTCGCTGCCCTCTCGCGGCTCCGGCTCTGCAGGCGGCGGCCCTGCCCCTGCGCCTGCTCGGCCAGCCGGGGAGGGAACTACAGCTCCCGGCAGCCTCCCGCCGCCGCTCCGCCCTCTGCCGGGGCGCAGCCGCGTGCGCGGGGAGGGAGCCCCCGGCGGGGTGCGCAGCGCCGGGCACACGGGGCGAGACTGGGGAGTGGCCGCGCTGGGCCCCGCTCCGCCGTCTCTTTTGCCGCTTTACCCGCAGAGGTGCCCGCCCCTGCGCCGCTGCCTGGGTCCTTGTAAAAGCCCAAGCCGGGGGGTGCGTAGGGGCTTGTTTCTCGAAGGGCCCTGCCCCAGGGGTGCTCGGGGGCAGTTCCCAGGCGGTCGCACTACACCAGGCCGGTGCCTTGGGACTTTGGCAGCTGTAAACCTTCTGCCCCCCAGCCGGGGCGCTGGCTTGGCCCCACAGGCATAGGGGAGATGCTAGCTCTCCTGCAGGGACactgcttccttccctcccccccggcaCTGGTGCCCCTGGTTGGCAGGGCCTGGCAAGGAGCTCTGTCACGAGGGCCCTATCTACCAAACACAGCCCTGCGAAATGCAGTATGGTCCATGGAATTGGACGTCTGTCCTCCTGTGCAGCCTGGCCTCTGGTGTGCTCCTCTGTGCCAGAGGGATTTCACGGGGGAGACTGGCGTTCTTCAGACTGGGGTGCTGACCCCAAAGGAAGTTGTGGAGGTGAGCAAGGTTATTTTAGAAGGGTTGTGGTCAGGATTCCCTCTCACTgttccatctggggcagaataaatattgttatgtgcaccgaggcatgtggggatgtgcaccacaaatagaaacacacaggctgccggcgctgggcactctgctaatcagctgggcagcccctaaatctctcccaggcaggcacccaagtgctcagcttacggggaacactagtcatggtattgccacccttacttgtgcattgctgccttcagagctgagcaaccGGAAAGCCGTGGTTGTAGTGTTGGctaggtgcccagctctgaagacagtacccccccccccaccagcagcaatgcagaagtaagggtggcaatg comes from the Carettochelys insculpta isolate YL-2023 chromosome 2, ASM3395843v1, whole genome shotgun sequence genome and includes:
- the LOC142008352 gene encoding uncharacterized protein LOC142008352, with amino-acid sequence MSRDAAALPAESLPLHRPNGLEETTAARAAPTSPLASSAQGAVTLEGAEIWGKELSGEVKSDVLPAEASPYGPTTCQKKSQGNRPGCSTTPHGTTSASRTTGHGCPKRPGTGITRPYAEAGTDAAQPPSTAFSTPGDDGGEQASAKREELPKRQCPGMSPSAQESCGWGSWTPLDLRAELSALKAVLCKMLDQLSQDLAAMCRDVSSVQGHVGRLERDARDWALNVAALQKGDRSLRETIRQLKSHCRRLENQAQHNSLHLVGLPEGAEGGDPIAFLQKALPTLLNLPMDSPPLEIESAHCMHRGARWHPATPPQALAFRLLRFSDKLAILHAARKRVAPLTWGGAHVAIFPAACARLCRRRRTQHAAIQQLWQGQSSAWALSSLAAARAGPESTGSHCPAPRDALLLQMSRRAESPQGSKRRGQLSSTHPESQGPSPFCPGVHSILLLSGSAPNLAGPGSLFL